Proteins co-encoded in one Candidatus Pelagibacter sp. RS40 genomic window:
- a CDS encoding NAD(P)/FAD-dependent oxidoreductase, with product MKIGVVGSGISGLSAAYYLSKKHQVDLFEKEDHFGGHSHTIDLLIEEKKISVDIGFIVFNHKTYPNLIKFFDENKVHIEKSDMSFAVSVKDTKFEYCGRGLKGIFANKSNLFNKSFLKMFFDILKFYKNCERINQFDQKITLGDYLVKNKLSDSFINFHLIPMVSAIWSMPPYEASKMPLKFFLKFFQNHGLFKLKNRPQWYTVAKRSRTYVAKVLSGISGEYYKNYNVNKLIRRSNGIDLYYGDKSEFFSYDKVVLASHADQALSIIDEPTKEEQEILSKFKYRENIAVIHTDESIMPNNKDIWSSWNSSVDKNNVENNSITYWLNLLQNLDFNKNIFLTLNPNFKINEDKILKKVNFTHPYFDQSALDNQDKLKNLQNKKNLLFCGSYFGYGFHEDGIKSSIEMIKAIDV from the coding sequence GGGGGTCACTCACATACAATTGATTTATTAATTGAGGAAAAGAAAATATCGGTTGATATTGGATTTATAGTTTTTAACCACAAAACTTATCCTAACTTAATTAAATTTTTTGATGAAAATAAAGTTCACATAGAAAAAAGTGATATGTCTTTCGCAGTATCAGTTAAAGATACTAAATTTGAATATTGTGGAAGGGGTCTGAAAGGTATTTTCGCAAATAAATCGAATTTATTTAATAAATCTTTTTTAAAAATGTTTTTTGACATTTTAAAGTTTTATAAAAATTGTGAAAGAATAAATCAATTTGATCAAAAAATTACCTTAGGAGATTATTTAGTTAAAAATAAATTATCAGATTCATTTATAAATTTTCATTTAATACCAATGGTTTCAGCTATTTGGTCTATGCCACCGTATGAAGCAAGTAAAATGCCTTTAAAATTTTTCCTAAAATTCTTTCAAAATCATGGTTTATTCAAATTAAAAAACAGACCACAATGGTACACAGTCGCCAAAAGAAGTCGGACTTATGTTGCAAAAGTACTTTCAGGCATAAGTGGTGAATATTATAAAAATTATAATGTTAATAAATTAATAAGAAGATCAAATGGAATTGACTTATACTATGGTGATAAAAGTGAATTCTTTAGTTATGACAAAGTGGTTTTAGCTAGTCACGCAGATCAAGCATTATCAATAATTGATGAGCCAACAAAAGAAGAGCAGGAGATTTTATCTAAGTTTAAATACAGAGAAAATATTGCAGTTATACATACAGATGAAAGTATAATGCCTAATAATAAAGATATATGGAGCTCTTGGAATTCAAGCGTAGATAAAAATAATGTAGAAAATAATTCTATAACTTATTGGTTAAATCTCTTACAGAATTTAGATTTTAATAAAAATATATTTTTAACATTAAATCCAAACTTCAAAATTAATGAAGATAAAATATTAAAAAAAGTAAATTTTACTCATCCATATTTCGATCAATCAGCACTAGATAACCAAGATAAATTAAAAAATTTACAAAATAAAAAAAATTTACTTTTTTGTGGGAGTTATTTTGGATATGGTTTTCATGAAGATGGAATTAAATCATCCATTGAAATGATAAAAGCCATAGATGTTTAA